ATCAGCCTTGTCTTTGCTATTTAAATAATATCCAAGAGCCATACAACAAGCTATTGGAAATCCTACATTTTGTATTAGTGTTGAAAAATCCATATATTCCTCCTTAAATTTTTGTATAAAAAAAGACTATTCTGCATAGTCCTCATTAGTTATTTTTTTATATTCTTCTCTAGTAATTTTATTCTTAACTACTCCATTTTTGACTTGTGTTAAATTCCATAGCTTCTTATCGTGAAACTCTTTTATTGTTTCATACCAGTTCATACTATACTCCCTCCCCCATCATAACCTTATAGACTAAGTCCGCATTGTTTTGTTCTAGTTCCTTTATTCGTTTCTGCTCCTCTGTCAGAATAGGTTCAATTGGTTCTGTAATGGGCTTTTTAGTATTCATATCGATACTAACTAGCCTAACTTTAGAATAATCAATCTCTCCAAAGTCTAAGTCTATACAGTGTATTTCAGTTATCTCTTTTCTATCTGGAATATCTGCTCCTTGTATTTCTCCGTAGCTATACATAATAGCTCCGTCTTGATCACATATAATTCTATTTCCTATTTGTTTCATTTCAAATACCTCCTATAGTTCATGGGCTATCCAATTAAAAGTTTCATTATGCTCTGTGATACATCCTTCAACTCTAATTAAATTTCCCTCTCTTATAACTCTACCCAGAGACCCCCCAGCTCCAACTTGATCTGTAAAAACTTGAGTGTTAATAAACATATCCGCAGCATACAATCTGTGAGTAAAATCTACAAATGTGACATACCCCGAATAGGAAAATGATGTAGTGTAAAAATAAATATATCCGGGAGTAAATCCTAATTGATTTAAGTCAAATGTTATTGTTTTTCTTCCATACCTAGCTTCGCTCCTGTCATCAAGAGATCGAAACTTCAAAATAGGGTCTCCCGCCGCAACGGGTCCTCCCATAGCAACTTTCTTACCCATTGGTATGTTTGCTATACTGTTGACTATGTTAGACATAGAATTATTCATACCTACTGTTACTCCCTTGTTACTCAGCTGATTAACCATATTGATCTTGGCATTTAGTACTTCCTCAGCTAAATAAGAAGTTCCCCCTACCACATCATATATGGATGAACCTTGGCTGTTTCTTAAGTTAGCAAGCCAGTCAGTCATGGGAGCATCAGCACTAATTACCTGAGCTCCTATTGTGCTAACTACCGCTCTTTTATCCTCATACGAGTCAAAGACGCCTCCAAGGTGACCAAGTACTGTTGTTTAATTCTCTTACGTATCTGACAGTAGGATTGTTAAAAGCTATTGCTTCCTGGTGCTGATATTTATTGTTGTGTACTTTGGTTATAAAATAATACCAGCCTGTATCTGGAGCATTAGCCACATTAGAACCCATGTAAAATCCAGTCTTAGTAATACTATTACAGTCTGTTGTATTGTTACATGTTCCATCATCAGCTGTAACTTTAACTCTTTGAGATTTTGAGATACTGGATTCAACTGTAGATCCATCACTCATTTTTATACTATTTGCGGTTAGGTTATTTACTATAGTCTCTAAAGCAGTTATCTTATTTAACAGATTACCTGCAACATTTTCATCTAGTATATTTTTTATTTCTTCAAACCATTTATTGAAATCACTTTCAAAGAAATGCTTAGATTCTTCAATCCATTTATTCATATCTAAATTCTTTTCTTTAATATAAGCTTGTAACTGATTATATAATGTAGTTGTGTCTATTTCTTCAATAGTTCCTTTTACGATACCACACAAGTCTTTATTAAGTCTTGTATCTGTTATTTTACTTTGTAAAACACTTACAGTTCCTGCATCTATTTTTATTTCAGCTATACATAATTCATGTGCATCTGCATCTCTTTGTAATATTGTAGCTACAGAAGAACTAGCAAAAGTACCTTGCTTTATTTTACAAGTAATATTTCTTTCTAAATTATCAAATCTTAAAACTACTCTATCTACTCTATTTAAAACACCATCAGCATTATCTAACTTTAATATTAAATTATCTGTATTTTCATATATTGCCCCTTTTATAAAACTTTTTCCAGGTGTGACTGTTACAGTCATATCATTATTAGTTATGACTTGTAATTGAGTAGAAGGGTTTGGAAATACACCATTGCCTATAAAACTAGCAAAATAATCTCGAAAGTCATCTGCTTTGTATTTTCTGTCCCCATTTACACTATTAAAAACAAAACTTTTCTCCAATTAAATCACCTTCTTTTCTAAATCTTTAATTTTAGTAAGTATTGTTGGAATAGTACTTCCAAATGTTATTTTTAAACTCATACCATTTTTATTGTAAACCTCTTCAGTTTCTACAATTTTAGAATTCATAGTGACTCTTAAACTTCTATCTTGTATAGTTACTAAATCGCCTAAATCATAATCTTTTTTATAAATAAATGTATTTGTTGCATTAATATCTAGCTCAAAACTTTTTAATTCTTCAAATTCTTTTAATTTAACTTGTCCTTCTTTTTTAATTTCTTCTATGTCATCAGAATTTATAGATGCAAATACTTCAGTTCTCTCAAAGCCAGAGGACTCACCAGTAGATAAAACAATTTTACTAGCATCATCTTTAGTTCCTGAATATACAACATTTTTAGCATTAATAATACTTTCTATATAATTCCTAGATACTATATTATTAAAATCAGAACGGAATATAACAGGAGGATTAACATTTTGATTTATAGTTAAATCTTTACTTTCAATTACATCAAATATAAATTGCTTTTCTTTCGGATTTAAAGTTACATCCCAACCAAGACCACAATATTCGCATATTTCTTTGATTTTTTCTGATAAATTATCGTATGAGCTTCTCCAGCTATCATCATTGCCTCTAAATTTATCTTCTGCTATAACTAATCTACCAGTTTTTCTAAATGGATCAACTGTCTTAACACAATTTTTATTTACGAAATGCTTTATAATAGTTTCTTGTTTACCTTTGCACATTTCATAAGATTGATTTATATCTGGAATTATTAATTTCCTATTTATCAATCCTTTAAGAGTTACTCCTTTAACTAGTAATACATCAGATTTATTTTCTACACCATTAAATTCTTTATGTAAAATAATCCCTACATTTTTATAATCTTTATCTAATACTATTAAGTTGTTTGTTATAAGTTTATCTGTATGTAAATTACTTACTTTTATTTTTAGCTCAAATTCTGATAAACCGAAAAATCTTCTATTTAATTTAAATTCTTCATAATTATCTATTTCGCCTAATAAATTAATATCTTTATCTAATATCCTTATTGATTTCATTTTACACCCCCAAGTATAAAGGAGTATAATATATAGATACTTCCAGGTTATCTATTCCATGTTCAGCATCATATCTAAATAGATTATCTCCTACCTCTAGTTTTAAAAATTCACTGTCTAAATCTAGCCAATTAAAAACATTTTGCCTAGTACTGTTACTTTTAACTAACTCAATTCTTTTATTAGAATAATCCGTGGTTACCTCTAATAAATCTCCTTTTTCTAGTATTCTATTTATCTTTATAAATTCTCTTGTATTAACATTAAAAAGAGAAGGATTAACAACAGTTGCTAAAGCTCTAAATTGTATTTTCATACCACAAGAAACGTCCCCGTAATTTGCTATATTGCAAATTAAATTACTAACTCTATGCCCCATTTCAATGCCTTCATCTTCTATTTCTAACTCAAACTCAAAATCTCCCTGCCATAAAGCTATATCAGTTTTTTTGGTATTAATATCCCTCCAAAAAGGGTTTGGACAAATAAACTGTACTAAAAATTTTTGCATAAAACCAATCGGTGATTGAAATGTTATATCTTGTACAATGCAATCAATTTTTCGAGTTAAAGCATTGTTTATATAAGTTAAAGTTGCTTGAAATTTAGGATTAAAAAGAGCACTTAAATATGCTCTTTTTCTATCTAAATCTTCTCTACTAGATGCTATAATAGCTCCTGTTACTGGTAATATTTTTTCTTTTATAGAAACTGTATCTATACTAACACCATCTGTAACATTGTTTGAAAAACTTATATTTGTATTAACATTAGCATAGTTATCTATGCTTTCTAATAAAAAAGGTCGAGATTTACAAAGTGTAAGTTCCTGACCTTTTTTGTTCCTATATATTAACTTTTGCACTTTTCGACCTCCTTAACTAATACTAAATGCCATTCTTCTCATTGTAGTTTCTACATCTCTTCCAGAATTTGAATTATTTGAATTATGATATACATTAAAATTATTAGTGCTACTATTATTAGTAGTAACATTAGATATATTACTACTAGATGTAGGTACGGAAATAGATGCTGCGGCACTCTTAGCGGAACTTATGCTAGTCCATAAAATATCTATCATTTTTTGTATTTCATCTATATTTGGCTTAATACCATCTAGTAGTTTTTCACCTAAGCTCTTACCTGCATCAAAATATTTAGGAGTATAACTATATAATAACTCTACGATTTCACTCTGATTTTTATCCATTATCAATTTTTCAGATTCTGCTTGAAGTTTAGCTTCATTTGTTTTTTCATCATAGAATTTTTTTAGTTCTTTAAGTCTATTATCATAAGACTCTTTTTCAGATTCATATATTTGATTTAGATTATCTATCTCTAGTTTTTTATTTTCTTCTAAATCTTCTTTCCTTTTTTTCAGTTCCTCTTTTTTATCTTCTAACTTTTGTTTTTCTAACCTTTTCTTCCTTTCTTCTAATAATTTTTCTAGCTCTTTTTGTAATTGAGCTTTATTACTTTCATCATGTTCATATTCTATAGCAGTTGTTATTTTATTTATTTTATCAAGTTCTTCTTTATCTTTATCTTCTCTTTCTTTTTCTTTTTCTGCATCCTCTAAAGCTTTCAATTCATTATCAATCGCTTTAATTTTAGCATCATATACAGAGTCAATTCTTTTTATACTTTCTTCTTTCCATTTATCTAAATTTTCTAACTGTTTTTTTATATTTTCTTCCTGTAACTCATATTCTTCCTTATATTTAGCTTTTAAAGCATCTTCTAAAGCATCTTGTAATTTATTTACTTCTTTAGCAAACTCTTGGTTAGCTTCTAGCTCCTTTTTTAGTTGTTCTTCTGCATTTTTTTCTATTAATTTCAGTTGCTCTATTTCTTTATCTGCCTGTTTTTTTCTTAATTCTATCTGTTCTTTAAGAGCTTTTTCTTTTTCATCATATTCTCTTTTTAGATTTTTTTTTCTATTTTTATCTTTTATTTTATCTAATTTATCTTCTTGTTCATATTTTAGTTTTTGTTTTTTCTCATCAAATATTTTTAAGTCAGTATCTAAATCTTTTTTTACTTTTTTCATTTCAGTTTGTACCATGTTAGCAACTCTTTGAGTAGTAGATTTAAGCATATCTTCATTTTTTATAATTCCTACTGCTAAACCTTCTGTTATTGACCCCCCAATCGGAATCATACGTTTAGAAGGCGAATTAACCTTAAACGATTTTTTAAATCCGCTTACAACACCATCTGCAAAGCTATTTACTTTAGATTGCAACCAACTTCCAGCACTTTTTATACCATTCCATAATCCTTCGACAATAGATGCACCTATAGAAACTACTTTACTAGGAATAGATTTAAGACCATTTGTTATATTACTAGTAAATTTACTAGCTGCTTGAGTAGCCTTTTGTGCCATTTGTAATGCAAATTCACCAGCCTTTTGTATAGACTGTTGCAACCATGACCATATCTTACCTGGTAATTGTTGAAACCAGTTTATAACATTGCTTATAAACTGTCTCCCCGATTCATTAGCTTTTTGAGCTGTTTGACTTCCCCAATTTGCAATCTTACTTAAAGTTTGTTGTAGCCAATTCCATATTTTACCTGGTAATTGTGAAAACCAATTTGATATACTTTCTATCCATTGTGGGATATTAGTTGTGAAATAATTATATGTTTCTACTCCCCAATTAACTATGTTACCTAGTGCTATACCTAAACATTCACCTATTCGACCAGGAAGTTCATTAAACCAATTCCCTATATTATCAATCCATTGAGGTATAGTGCTTGTAAAGAAATTACTTACGTTATCTCCCCATTCTGTAAATGTATTTAATACATCACTCCATAGTTGAGAAAAATAATCTGGTGCTTGTTTAAAGAAATCTAAAGTACTTTGCCATGCTTGAGGTATAGTTGTTGTAAAAAAGTCACATATTGAATTCCAAACATTTGAACAAGTATCTTTAATACTATTCCATGCATTTATAACACCATCTCTAAAACCATCATTAGTATTCCATAACAATGTTATGCCACCAACAACAGCAGTTATAGCTGCAATAGTTAATCCTATTGGACCAGTTAAAAATGTAAATACTGCTGCTAATGCACCTATAGCTGGTGTTGCAGCAGTAGCTCCTGTCGTTACAACGGCTATTGCACCACTTACGGTTGAAATTGCTGTTATTATTCCACCTATTATGCTAGTTAATCCACCTATTATCATTATAACTGGACCAAGTACAGTAGCTACCATTCCCATTTTGACTAAAAACTCTTGTGCACCTGGACTTAAATTACTAAACTTACTAGCCAATTCTCCAACTTGATCTGCAATTGATTTTATAGTTGGAGCAAGAACTTTTAACACTTTTATACCTGCAGTTTCTAAGGCTCCAAATGCTTGTTCAATACTTGATTTAGTATTATTTTGCATTGTTTCAGCCATTTTTTTTGCTGCTCCATCACTATCTTTAAGTGATTTTGTTAAGGAATTTATTTTACCAGGGCCAGCATCCATTAATACTAACATTCCTGACATTGCTTCTTGTCCAAATATAGTAGCTATAGCTGCTTGTTTTTGTTCATCAGTTAATCCTTTTGTACTATTTTGTAAATTGCCTATAATTTGATTTAAAGGTAGCATTTTACCTTGAGAGTCAAAAGCATTAAATCCTAATTCTTTCATTAAACCAGCTGCTTCTTTACTTGGTTTAGCTAATCTTGATAAAGCACCTCTTAATGTAGTTCCAGATTGACTCCCTTTTATTCCTGCATCAGCCATTACACCGATAGCTGCAGTTACTTCTTCAAGACTTAGTCCCATAGCATTAGCAACAGGAGCTATATACTTCATTGCTTCTCCAGTATCTGCAACAGCAGCATTTGTAGCACTTGCATTTTTAGCTAACACATCAGCTACATGTCCTGCTTGACTAGCTTCTAACCCAAATCCCCTTAAAGTAGATGCAGCAATATCAGAACTCATTGCTAAATCTTCTCCAGAACTTGCTGCTAAGTCTAATAAGCCAGGCATTGCCGACATAATTTCATTTGCAGAGAAACCAGCAGATGCTAAGTTTTCCATACCTTGAGCACACTCAAGTGCACTAAATGCAGTTGATTCACCTAACTTTAATGCTTGTGTTTCAAGTTGTTTAAATTGATTTCCAGTTGCTTCAGATATAGCTTGAACTCTAGACATTTGAGCTTCAAAGTCCATTCCAACTTTACCTGCAGCAGCACCTATAGCAAACAATGGAACAGATACATTTGTTGTAAGTGACTTACCAGCACTACCAATTTTTTTACCTGCAGTATCAAATTTGTTACCAACACCAGCTAATTTAGTACTTAATTGATTAAATCTATTTTCTTGTGTTAAGATACTCTGATTAGTTTCATTTAATTCCCTTTGTAAGTTATTCAAACTACTTTGTGCATTATTAACCCTAACAGTCCAATTATCAATTGTAGCTACATTACTTCGTATTTTTTGTTCATTTTGATCATATTCTTTTTCTAATTTATTTAACTCTTGTTTTAGTTTTTTTGTTTCCTCTGCATTTTCGCCTAATGTAGATTTACTTTGTTCATATGCTTGTTTTGTGCTATCTATTTTTGATTTTAATTCAACTTGTTTATTTGCATTTTCTGTAAGTGTTGCTTTACTATCATTTAATTTATTTTTGTATTGCTCAACTATTTTAGATTGTGCTTCAATAGACTTTGATAGCATTGATTGTTTGTCTTTTAATCCATCTAAAGTTGTTCCATGATCTTTTACTCCAGTTGTAGCTGATTTAAATTCACTTTGTATTACCTTTAATTGTCTATTTAAAGCACTAACACCTTGTTGAAAATTTGAGTTATCCATAGCTACCCGAACTACTAACTCTTCACTATCTACCATTATATAAATTTCACCTCCTATTTTTAAAATTAAAAAGGACCTTATTTAAGGTCCTTATAGCCAACTAACTTCATCTATATATACATCTTTTTCATCATCTTCTATCGAGCTTTCTATTTTGTAAGATAGCACTTCTAAATAATAAAATATATCCATGTTATCTACATCACACATACTCCAATTTCTATCAAACATTAAAGTACTATATATATTTTTTATAAAATCTAAAGGAGATAATCCAGTTTCATTGTTTTCATCTGAATTATCTCCCCTACTTAGTTTTTTACTGCTGAATTAAAGTTTCCAAGTACTGTTTGCATATCTTCTAAAATTTTATTAAAGAAATCAGATGCAGCAAATCCATCCAACATTTCTTCTGCTGTAAATTGATTTCCATATAAACTTACTTCATAGTCAATTAACTCGTCTAATATATCTTCTGTAAAACCAGCATTTACTTTATTGCTTAATTTAAGTGTATCTTTTAACTTTCTAGTGCTTACAAATGGTGCTGTAAATTGTTTATCTTCTTCATTTATTTTTAATGTTATTTTCATTTTAATATCCTCCCTTATTTAACTACTGTTATTGATCCACCTTTTAAAAATGTTGTTGTAAAGAATTGTGCTGCAGTTGGTGCATTTTCAACATCTGTATCAGATGTATAAGCTGATTCTCCATCATTAATTCTTGGCATAAACTTTAATTTAACTTTTTGAGTTTGAAACTCAACTTTATCTTCTTGTGTTTTTCCTTCTTCTTCTAAAGGTTCTGCTTTACCTTTTAACAACCATTTCATTCTAGTTGATCCATTTGATTTAGGAGCTTCAAATCCAAATGCAATAAATGGAGGGTTAAAATCTTTAGTTTCCTTTAATACTCCATTTTCAAATTTATATCCTAATAAATCTGCTCTTTCTTGAAGTGTTAACTCTGCTACATCTATTTCAACTTCTATAGCACCTATAGCTACACTTGTTTCTAGTAATTGATCGTCTCCATATAACTCTCCTGTATTTACTTTAGGAGAAATCTTTATATTTTTAGCTCCTATTAACTTTTTAATAGCTGTATCATAAGTTAGTGTTGATTCTGTATCTTCTGTTAACTTACAATATCTAAATCCTCTTAATCCTTTTATAGCCATATTGCTACCTCCTAGTTATTTTCTTCATAAAAAAAGAACCTTAATGGTTTGTGATACAATTTTGTATCAGTTTCATAAAGTTCTGGTCCTGATGCTTTTTTTATAAATCCAGCATCTTTCATTAGTTTTTTAACTTTTTTAACTATATTTGTGTAGTTCCCTTTGCTAAAAATATCTATCTGAATGTAATTTCCAGTTGCAATTTCCTCATCATCTGCATATAGTTCACCTTTATCTAAATAACTAAAAAATGTTATATATGTTGTTTCTGAACCATTGTAACATTGTAAACTGACAGGTATTCCTAATGGACTTAAGGTATCTTTAATTAACTTATTCATAGTTTTAAAGCACTCCTTAATCTATTCATTATTATATTTCTAGCTTCCATTTTCTTACTTTCGTATGCAGGTGCTAAAAAGGGTCTAGCTGCCATTTTAGAAGTACCATATTCATGGAATTTACCATAAAATATATTTGAATTATCTCCTTTTTGTATCCCAGCTTGGACATATTTTCTATTCCCTTTTCTTTTCATGTTGCTAACTTTTAATCCGTCTATTAATTCTCCTGTTCTAACCATTCCATTTCTTTCTAGATTATTTTTAGCTTCATCAACTATTAATTGTGCACCATCTTTTAATGCATCTCTTTCAATCCTTGAACTAGCTTTGCCCATACTTTCTAACCTTGATATTATTTGATCCATTCCATTTAATTCCATTGTTGAACTCACATAATCAACTCCTTATGTGATAATTTCAGCCTTAATATCTACATATTCATGCTTATTATCTAAATCATTTATATATTTAATATCATAGTTTTTATTTTTATAAACTACTCTATATTTTTTTGTTACACTTGGATCATCAAGCATAGCTTTTATTTTAGGTGAATATCTTATAGTAAATGTTACTGTATTTTCAGCTTGGATAGCCTTAGCCGAATAGTACTCTTTCCAACCAACTGTCTTAAAACGTGCCCAACAATTATAATAGTCATTCCAACTTTCTTTATTAAACCCTTCATCATCAGTTTCATTAATAAATTTTTGTATATTTATTCTGTCATTTAGTTGCATTTACACTACCTAAATTATTAATTTGTAATTGATTTATAATACAAGTTATACCATATGGTATTTCAATAGGCTTATTAGTTGTTATTTCTCTATTATCATACCAATGCTTTGTTAACATCTTTATACAAAGAATATATAAATTACTATTATAATTTTTTGTTATACCTGCATTATTTAAATATTCTTCAGCTGAAGATATAAAAGTTGGAGTTTCATTGTAGTCTTCATCTATCCTAGCATATAGCTTTATTTCATCTAAAATTTTCTCATCCAAGGCATACACCTACCTTTATAAAAAGAGAGTAGTATAAACTACTCTCCTAGTAATTTTATAATCTCTAATTTATTCATGTTTGAGTAACCAGATAAACCTCTTTCTTTACATATGTTTCTTAACTCTGTAACTGTCATAGCTTCGTAATCTAAATTATGCTCTTCTGGTTTAGATACTGGGAGTGTTCACTACTGCTAATCTAAATGCCGACTTCATTTTTATTTTATGGTCTATCCATGCTGTTAATACAAAACTTTCCATACCAGTTTTAACATTTTTATCTCTATCATATAGCATGTTTAAATCATAGTTGAAGTGAGAGTATCTAAAGTCTCCAACAACTGGTATAGTTGCTAAATCACAGAATATAACTGGAGCACCTAATACCTGCTCTGGCTGAGCAGCATATAAAGCTGTATTTCCATTAGCTAAGAAATTTATTATTGAAAAATAATCTGATTTTTTCATTATTATTCTAGCATTTTGTGAGTAATCATCTTCTAAATCACCTAAAGCATACATTATAGCTTCATATAGATTTTTACCTTCTA
Above is a genomic segment from Romboutsia lituseburensis containing:
- a CDS encoding HK97-gp10 family putative phage morphogenesis protein, with amino-acid sequence MSSTMELNGMDQIISRLESMGKASSRIERDALKDGAQLIVDEAKNNLERNGMVRTGELIDGLKVSNMKRKGNRKYVQAGIQKGDNSNIFYGKFHEYGTSKMAARPFLAPAYESKKMEARNIIMNRLRSALKL
- a CDS encoding major tail protein; this translates as MAIKGLRGFRYCKLTEDTESTLTYDTAIKKLIGAKNIKISPKVNTGELYGDDQLLETSVAIGAIEVEIDVAELTLQERADLLGYKFENGVLKETKDFNPPFIAFGFEAPKSNGSTRMKWLLKGKAEPLEEEGKTQEDKVEFQTQKVKLKFMPRINDGESAYTSDTDVENAPTAAQFFTTTFLKGGSITVVK
- the gpG gene encoding phage tail assembly chaperone G — protein: MKITLKINEEDKQFTAPFVSTRKLKDTLKLSNKVNAGFTEDILDELIDYEVSLYGNQFTAEEMLDGFAASDFFNKILEDMQTVLGNFNSAVKN
- a CDS encoding phage tail family protein, with translation MQKLIYRNKKGQELTLCKSRPFLLESIDNYANVNTNISFSNNVTDGVSIDTVSIKEKILPVTGAIIASSREDLDRKRAYLSALFNPKFQATLTYINNALTRKIDCIVQDITFQSPIGFMQKFLVQFICPNPFWRDINTKKTDIALWQGDFEFELEIEDEGIEMGHRVSNLICNIANYGDVSCGMKIQFRALATVVNPSLFNVNTREFIKINRILEKGDLLEVTTDYSNKRIELVKSNSTRQNVFNWLDLDSEFLKLEVGDNLFRYDAEHGIDNLEVSIYYTPLYLGV
- a CDS encoding phage tail tape measure protein, with protein sequence MVDSEELVVRVAMDNSNFQQGVSALNRQLKVIQSEFKSATTGVKDHGTTLDGLKDKQSMLSKSIEAQSKIVEQYKNKLNDSKATLTENANKQVELKSKIDSTKQAYEQSKSTLGENAEETKKLKQELNKLEKEYDQNEQKIRSNVATIDNWTVRVNNAQSSLNNLQRELNETNQSILTQENRFNQLSTKLAGVGNKFDTAGKKIGSAGKSLTTNVSVPLFAIGAAAGKVGMDFEAQMSRVQAISEATGNQFKQLETQALKLGESTAFSALECAQGMENLASAGFSANEIMSAMPGLLDLAASSGEDLAMSSDIAASTLRGFGLEASQAGHVADVLAKNASATNAAVADTGEAMKYIAPVANAMGLSLEEVTAAIGVMADAGIKGSQSGTTLRGALSRLAKPSKEAAGLMKELGFNAFDSQGKMLPLNQIIGNLQNSTKGLTDEQKQAAIATIFGQEAMSGMLVLMDAGPGKINSLTKSLKDSDGAAKKMAETMQNNTKSSIEQAFGALETAGIKVLKVLAPTIKSIADQVGELASKFSNLSPGAQEFLVKMGMVATVLGPVIMIIGGLTSIIGGIITAISTVSGAIAVVTTGATAATPAIGALAAVFTFLTGPIGLTIAAITAVVGGITLLWNTNDGFRDGVINAWNSIKDTCSNVWNSICDFFTTTIPQAWQSTLDFFKQAPDYFSQLWSDVLNTFTEWGDNVSNFFTSTIPQWIDNIGNWFNELPGRIGECLGIALGNIVNWGVETYNYFTTNIPQWIESISNWFSQLPGKIWNWLQQTLSKIANWGSQTAQKANESGRQFISNVINWFQQLPGKIWSWLQQSIQKAGEFALQMAQKATQAASKFTSNITNGLKSIPSKVVSIGASIVEGLWNGIKSAGSWLQSKVNSFADGVVSGFKKSFKVNSPSKRMIPIGGSITEGLAVGIIKNEDMLKSTTQRVANMVQTEMKKVKKDLDTDLKIFDEKKQKLKYEQEDKLDKIKDKNRKKNLKREYDEKEKALKEQIELRKKQADKEIEQLKLIEKNAEEQLKKELEANQEFAKEVNKLQDALEDALKAKYKEEYELQEENIKKQLENLDKWKEESIKRIDSVYDAKIKAIDNELKALEDAEKEKEREDKDKEELDKINKITTAIEYEHDESNKAQLQKELEKLLEERKKRLEKQKLEDKKEELKKRKEDLEENKKLEIDNLNQIYESEKESYDNRLKELKKFYDEKTNEAKLQAESEKLIMDKNQSEIVELLYSYTPKYFDAGKSLGEKLLDGIKPNIDEIQKMIDILWTSISSAKSAAASISVPTSSSNISNVTTNNSSTNNFNVYHNSNNSNSGRDVETTMRRMAFSIS
- a CDS encoding XkdX family protein; the encoded protein is MNWYETIKEFHDKKLWNLTQVKNGVVKNKITREEYKKITNEDYAE
- a CDS encoding phage head closure protein; the protein is MQLNDRINIQKFINETDDEGFNKESWNDYYNCWARFKTVGWKEYYSAKAIQAENTVTFTIRYSPKIKAMLDDPSVTKKYRVVYKNKNYDIKYINDLDNKHEYVDIKAEIIT
- a CDS encoding pyocin knob domain-containing protein, with product MEKSFVFNSVNGDRKYKADDFRDYFASFIGNGVFPNPSTQLQVITNNDMTVTVTPGKSFIKGAIYENTDNLILKLDNADGVLNRVDRVVLRFDNLERNITCKIKQGTFASSSVATILQRDADAHELCIAEIKIDAGTVSVLQSKITDTRLNKDLCGIVKGTIEEIDTTTLYNQLQAYIKEKNLDMNKWIEESKHFFESDFNKWFEEIKNILDENVAGNLLNKITALETIVNNLTANSIKMSDGSTVESSISKSQRVKVTADDGTCNNTTDCNSITKTGFYMGSNVANAPDTGWYYFITKVHNNKYQHQEAIAFNNPTVRYVRELNNSTWSPWRRL
- a CDS encoding siphovirus ReqiPepy6 Gp37-like family protein translates to MKSIRILDKDINLLGEIDNYEEFKLNRRFFGLSEFELKIKVSNLHTDKLITNNLIVLDKDYKNVGIILHKEFNGVENKSDVLLVKGVTLKGLINRKLIIPDINQSYEMCKGKQETIIKHFVNKNCVKTVDPFRKTGRLVIAEDKFRGNDDSWRSSYDNLSEKIKEICEYCGLGWDVTLNPKEKQFIFDVIESKDLTINQNVNPPVIFRSDFNNIVSRNYIESIINAKNVVYSGTKDDASKIVLSTGESSGFERTEVFASINSDDIEEIKKEGQVKLKEFEELKSFELDINATNTFIYKKDYDLGDLVTIQDRSLRVTMNSKIVETEEVYNKNGMSLKITFGSTIPTILTKIKDLEKKVI
- a CDS encoding head-tail connector protein; this translates as MDEKILDEIKLYARIDEDYNETPTFISSAEEYLNNAGITKNYNSNLYILCIKMLTKHWYDNREITTNKPIEIPYGITCIINQLQINNLGSVNATK